One genomic region from Erythrobacter mangrovi encodes:
- a CDS encoding superoxide dismutase, producing MAFTLIDLPYADTALEPAVSARTLSFHHGKHHKAYIDKTNAAIDGTDLGGKSLEAVIAAARGSNTGLFNNAAQSWNHGFYWHSMAASETTPSDELKSMIEAEFGSVDALKAKLAERGAGHFASGWVWLAVKGGKLSIEETHDGDTLADDAGANPLLVIDLWEHAYYLDHQNARPAYLDAVNGKLNWAFASENLARGTTWAYPA from the coding sequence ATGGCATTCACCCTTATCGACCTGCCCTATGCCGATACCGCGCTGGAACCGGCCGTGTCCGCCCGGACGCTGTCGTTCCACCATGGCAAGCATCACAAGGCCTATATCGACAAGACCAATGCCGCGATCGACGGCACCGACCTTGGCGGCAAGAGTCTGGAGGCAGTGATTGCCGCCGCCCGCGGTTCCAACACCGGGCTGTTCAACAATGCGGCACAGAGCTGGAACCACGGCTTCTACTGGCATTCGATGGCGGCATCGGAAACTACCCCGTCGGATGAACTCAAGAGCATGATCGAAGCCGAATTCGGTTCGGTCGACGCGCTGAAGGCCAAGCTAGCTGAACGCGGCGCTGGCCACTTCGCCAGCGGCTGGGTGTGGCTGGCCGTCAAGGGCGGCAAGCTCTCGATCGAGGAAACGCATGACGGCGACACGCTGGCCGACGACGCCGGGGCGAACCCGCTGCTGGTGATCGACCTGTGGGAGCACGCCTATTACCTCGACCACCAGAACGCCCGCCCGGCCTATCTCGACGCGGTCAATGGCAAGCTCAATTGGGCCTTCGCCAGCGAGAATCTCGCGCGTGGCACGACCTGGGCCTATCCGGCCTGA
- a CDS encoding dicarboxylate/amino acid:cation symporter, with translation MASDKENGLMDIRIPAGWTLAGLVGGLLFGMALHGTPGFAVIEMIAAPIGSIWLDALQMTIIPLVASLLVLGISQMAQAASAGRVARHTISWIFALLVLGAISTCIFMPLLLEAFPIPEGAAGFLMTGDSATTSEVPGVGSFVTSLVAPNIIAAAAQTSMLPLTIFFALLALAIVRLPTGQRDTLLALFRALGNAMLVIIGWVLAVAPVGVFALAIGVAATGGGGAFATLGHYILTVTAMGTLVMLAGYVVAIVGGRIGPLAFTRAMLPAQAVALSTQSSLASLPAMLVSARRMGIRESTADFVLPLAVAIFRATSPAMNLAVAIYVAHLAGATLDPATLATGVLVALIISVGSVSLPGSISFVISVGPIALAMGVPVEPLALLVAVEMLPDIMRTIGNVTMDVAVTTAVDHDDDLREEPLQP, from the coding sequence ATGGCGAGCGACAAAGAAAACGGGTTGATGGACATTAGGATACCGGCCGGGTGGACCTTGGCCGGGTTGGTCGGGGGCCTTCTTTTCGGGATGGCCTTGCATGGGACGCCGGGCTTCGCGGTGATCGAGATGATCGCTGCGCCGATTGGGTCGATTTGGCTCGACGCCTTGCAGATGACGATCATCCCATTGGTCGCCTCGCTTCTGGTGCTCGGCATCTCGCAAATGGCGCAGGCCGCCTCGGCGGGCCGGGTTGCGCGCCACACGATCAGCTGGATTTTCGCCCTGCTGGTCCTGGGCGCGATTTCGACCTGTATTTTCATGCCGCTATTGCTCGAAGCCTTTCCCATCCCCGAAGGTGCGGCGGGTTTCCTGATGACTGGCGATTCCGCAACGACCAGCGAGGTTCCCGGTGTCGGTTCTTTCGTTACCTCGCTGGTGGCGCCCAATATCATCGCCGCGGCAGCCCAGACTTCGATGTTGCCGCTGACGATCTTCTTCGCCCTGCTTGCGCTGGCGATCGTGCGCCTGCCGACGGGGCAACGCGACACGCTGCTGGCGCTGTTCCGCGCGCTGGGTAACGCCATGCTGGTGATCATCGGCTGGGTTCTGGCGGTCGCTCCGGTTGGCGTGTTCGCGCTGGCCATCGGCGTGGCCGCGACCGGCGGCGGCGGGGCATTTGCGACGCTGGGCCACTATATCCTGACCGTGACCGCGATGGGTACGCTGGTGATGTTGGCCGGCTATGTGGTTGCGATCGTGGGCGGCCGGATCGGCCCGCTTGCCTTCACTCGCGCCATGCTGCCCGCGCAGGCGGTGGCGCTATCGACGCAGAGCTCCCTGGCAAGCCTGCCGGCGATGCTGGTCAGTGCGCGGCGCATGGGTATCCGGGAATCGACGGCCGACTTCGTCCTGCCGCTGGCGGTTGCGATTTTCCGCGCCACCAGCCCGGCGATGAACCTGGCCGTGGCGATCTATGTCGCCCATCTCGCAGGGGCAACGCTCGACCCGGCGACCTTGGCAACCGGTGTGTTGGTGGCACTGATCATCAGCGTCGGATCGGTCAGCCTGCCGGGTTCGATCAGTTTCGTCATCTCGGTCGGCCCCATTGCGCTTGCGATGGGCGTGCCTGTCGAGCCCCTGGCGCTGCTGGTGGCAGTCGAGATGCTGCCCGACATCATGCGCACCATCGGCAACGTGACGATGGATGTCGCGGTTACGACTGCCGTTGACCATGACGACGACCTGCGCGAAGAGCCACTGCAACCCTAG
- the glmM gene encoding phosphoglucosamine mutase, with amino-acid sequence MARKFFGTDGIRGRTNEGVMTAATAMRVGQAAGTHFLRGGHRHRVVIGKDTRLSGYMMESALVAGFTSVGMDVIMTGPLPTPAIALLTREMRADLGVMISASHNPFEDNGIKLFGPDGFKLSDEAEAAIELLLEQEPLLVEAHRIGRARRIEDARGRYIHAVKQSVASDIRFDGLKVVVDCANGAAYQVTPSAIWELGAEVIAMGVSPDGTNINDGVGSTSLGAIKARVVEEGADIGIALDGDADRLIVIDEKGETVDGDQIMAVIASRLHARGDLKGGGIVATVMSNLGLERYLQGIGLTLERAKVGDRYVLEMMKAGGYNVGGEQSGHMILLDHGTTGDGTVAALRILASLVRSGKPASELLHAFDPVPQLLKNVRYAGGKPLENATVKQAIADAEAELAGKGRLVIRPSGTEPVIRVMAEGDDATQVEAIVDRICKAVEGTI; translated from the coding sequence ATGGCACGCAAGTTCTTCGGCACCGATGGTATTCGCGGGCGTACCAACGAAGGCGTGATGACCGCCGCCACGGCCATGCGCGTGGGCCAGGCCGCCGGTACGCATTTCCTGCGCGGCGGGCATCGCCACCGGGTGGTGATCGGCAAGGATACGCGCCTGTCGGGCTATATGATGGAAAGCGCCTTGGTCGCAGGATTTACCAGCGTGGGCATGGACGTGATCATGACCGGCCCACTACCGACACCCGCCATCGCGCTGCTGACCCGCGAAATGCGCGCCGACCTGGGCGTAATGATTTCCGCCAGCCACAACCCGTTCGAGGATAACGGCATCAAGCTGTTCGGGCCCGATGGCTTCAAGCTGTCGGACGAGGCCGAAGCGGCGATCGAACTGCTGCTCGAACAGGAACCGCTGCTGGTCGAGGCGCACCGCATCGGCCGCGCGCGGCGGATCGAAGATGCCCGCGGGCGCTACATCCACGCGGTCAAGCAGTCGGTGGCTAGCGACATTCGCTTCGACGGCCTCAAGGTGGTGGTCGATTGCGCAAACGGCGCCGCCTACCAGGTCACCCCCTCGGCGATCTGGGAGCTCGGTGCCGAAGTCATCGCCATGGGGGTCTCCCCCGATGGCACCAATATCAACGACGGGGTCGGTTCGACTTCGCTGGGCGCAATCAAGGCGCGCGTGGTCGAGGAAGGTGCCGACATCGGTATCGCGCTCGACGGTGATGCCGATCGACTGATCGTGATCGACGAAAAGGGTGAGACGGTCGATGGCGACCAGATCATGGCCGTCATCGCCAGCCGCCTGCATGCGCGCGGCGATCTCAAGGGCGGCGGGATCGTGGCCACGGTCATGTCCAACCTCGGGCTCGAACGGTACCTGCAGGGGATCGGCCTGACGCTCGAACGCGCCAAGGTTGGGGATCGCTACGTGCTCGAGATGATGAAGGCCGGCGGCTACAATGTCGGTGGCGAACAGTCGGGCCACATGATCCTGCTCGACCACGGTACCACAGGCGACGGCACGGTCGCGGCGCTGCGCATTCTCGCCAGCCTGGTGCGTTCGGGCAAGCCTGCGAGCGAACTGCTCCATGCCTTCGACCCGGTCCCACAGCTGCTCAAGAACGTACGATACGCGGGCGGCAAGCCGCTTGAGAATGCCACCGTAAAGCAGGCCATCGCGGATGCGGAGGCCGAACTCGCCGGGAAGGGGCGGCTGGTAATCCGTCCTTCAGGTACAGAGCCGGTCATCCGGGTCATGGCCGAGGGCGACGATGCGACCCAGGTCGAAGCGATTGTCGACCGGATTTGCAAAGCCGTTGAAGGAACTATCTAA